A genomic stretch from Erigeron canadensis isolate Cc75 chromosome 9, C_canadensis_v1, whole genome shotgun sequence includes:
- the LOC122582538 gene encoding U-box domain-containing protein 2 produces MEVKRRTVKTLVGKLSSVSEQTRTESLCELRLMSKNDPDSRPLIAEAGAIPYLSEILYSPSAIAQENATATLLNISISSREPLMSTRGLLDALSHALRNPESAFTAQSAAATVFSLLTVDSYRSIIGSKRDILYALVDIIKNHDNKHPKTIKDALKALFGVSLYPLNRSTLIELGVVPALFSLVVKDGRVGVVEDATAVIAQIAGCEEAGEAFRKVSGIGVLVDLLDLSTGSSGRTKENAVSGLLNMVQCGKKDVGEYVKEMASIVCNGISDVAENGSSKGKVKANELLKLIDAGGGGGGGSGFQEVQLDNVITQSS; encoded by the coding sequence ATGGAAGTAAAACGGCGAACGGTGAAAACGTTAGTCGGAAAATTAAGTTCGGTATCGGAGCAAACACGTACAGAGTCACTTTGCGAGCTCCGTTTAATGTCCAAAAACGATCCCGACAGCCGTCCGTTAATCGCGGAAGCCGGTGCGATTCCGTACCTATCCGAAATCTTATACTCGCCTTCCGCGATCGCTCAGGAAAACGCAACAGCAACTTTACTAAACATTTCCATTTCCTCACGCGAGCCTTTGATGTCCACGCGCGGATTACTCGACGCGCTTTCACACGCGCTTCGAAACCCTGAGTCCGCATTTACCGCACAATCAGCTGCAGCTACGGTATTTAGTTTATTAACTGTTGATAGTTACAGATCAATTATCGGTTCAAAACGTGATATATTGTACGCACTTGTTGATATTATAAAAAACCATGATAATAAGCATCCGAAAACGATAAAAGACGCGTTGAAAGCGTTGTTTGGTGTGTCGTTGTACCCGTTGAATCGTTCAACTTTGATAGAATTAGGTGTAGTTCCTGCTTTGTTTTCCTTAGTGGTTAAAGATGGGAGGGTAGGTGTGGTGGAGGACGCGACTGCGGTAATAGCGCAGATCGCGGGGTGTGAAGAGGCCGGGGAGGCGTTTAGGAAAGTGTCTGGAATTGGGGTTTTGGTTGATTTGTTGGATTTGTCGACCGGGTCGAGTGGTAGGACTAAGGAGAATGCGGTTTCAGGGTTGTTGAATATGGTGCAGTGTGGGAAGAAAGATGTCGGTGAGTATGTGAAAGAAATGGCGTCCATTGTGTGTAATGGGATTTCTGATGTTGCTGAGAATGGTAGCTCGAAAGGGAAAGTTAAAGCGAATGAGTTGTTGAAGTTGATTGAtgccggtggtggtggtggtggtggttcgGGTTTTCAAGAGGTGCAACTTGACAATGTAATTACTCAATCTTCTTGA